Proteins encoded by one window of Octopus bimaculoides isolate UCB-OBI-ISO-001 chromosome 4, ASM119413v2, whole genome shotgun sequence:
- the LOC106875135 gene encoding Golgi SNAP receptor complex member 2 encodes MDNLYHQTNKLVQEVWQNLSALERATDQNVHIIENDIQAHIDMITSHCERLDLFVNKEPVSRRAVAKMKVDQLKYDCQHLQTAMRHLQHKRYRREEEEREREALLSRKFTTNDENTSIEIDHALRHNTQLQNSHHGIDDLLGAGSNVLSSLKEQSVTLKGTHKKILDIANMLGLSNTVMRLIEKRSSQDKIILFVGMLVTCLIMYIVIAYLI; translated from the exons ATGGATAATCTGTAtcaccaaacaaacaaactagtCCAAGAGGTGTGGCAAAATCTCAGCGCTCTGGAACGCGCTACTGACCAAAATGTGCACATCATTGAGAATGATATTCAAGCCCACATTGATATGATTACTAGTCATTGTGAACGACTCGACTTATTTGTCAACAAGGAACCAGTCAGCCGTCGAGCTGTTGCCAAGATGAAAGTTGACCAGTTGAAATATGATTGCCAGCATCTGCAGACAGCCATGAGGCATTTACAACACAAACG TTACCggcgagaagaagaagaacgtgaAAGGGAAGCACTGCTGTCACGCAAGTTCACCACCAATGATGAGAACACCTCAATTGAAATTGACCATGCTCTTCGGCACAACACCCAGCTGCAGAATTCCCACCATGGCATTGATGATCTGCTTGGTGCTGGTTCAAATGTGCTGAGCAGCTTAAAAGAACAGAGTGTTACTCTGAAGGGAACACACAAGAAGATCCTTGACATTGCTAACATGCTTGGATTGTCAAACACTGTTATGCGACTCATTGAGAAGCGCAGTTCTCAGGACAAAATCATTCTCTTTGTGGGCATGCTGGTTACTTGtcttatcatgtatattgttatagCCTATCTAATCTGA